CTGTtcggggtgcaccgattgcattTTTCTGGCCGATGaccgatctttaaaaataacacagattttttttttttggctaaaaagtcattaaataaaccaataagGTCACTAAGCCGGCAACATTAGGATAAGTCCTGCTAACCACACACCTGCAGACGAAGCTTTTTGGGCGGGTCTGTTTTTCGCTCCTCTCTGCCAGCAGAGCTAATGGGGACAGTAGCTGAATTTTTGCGGAGGTAGATAAGATGGTTGGATAAGATCGGTTGCACGTTTCAGTGGTTCCCAGTTTTGGGCTTATCGTCCAAAACTGAGGAACACGTGGGCCGATTTATCAGTGCACCCCGACTACTTCCTGCCAATAAAAATGGCTGTCGCTGTGCTTCACTGAGCAGATTAAGAGGGAAGATGTAAACTTTACTAAACATTACAACTCTTTACGTGACAATCATGAAACGGACACAGGAGCCACCTTTAAAggtatatttttgtaaaacctGGTGGGAGTGTGAGACAAAACAGACAATACTGTGTTGCTACGATACACGTGATACATGATAGAGATGTTAtgtacaaaacaacaaagacgtGGTTCAGATGGAGCCGGACGGCGATGACGCGAATGAGACGTGTTGCTGTGTGGATGGTACTGTGCTTTGGCAGCGATataaataagtcattttttttttcttttttttttaaatgaaggattAAAGATGTGGGACGTGGAGGGAGTATTGCCTCGAATGCTCCTCGCCCTGAGAAGTTCAGACGTTGTTCAGTTCAGACGGCGGTGCTTTTGTCACGACGCCGTCAGACAAGAGCCGAGTGATTGCACCGCAGCTGGGGATTTATGGGTCTAATTTTCCGCAAATTGtccaagttaaaaaaaaaaaaaaaaaaaaaaaaaaaaaaaagcttgagaaacaaacagagaagaCAAAAGTTAATCAACAGAAAGCGTGGATGAGATCCGTGACTTTATTTGCATAGCAAGAGTCCCTGCTTCATTTTGTCCTGATGTCCAACGTCGTTTCCCGGGTAAACGCCGGGCTTTCTACGTCACCCAGCTGTCCATTCTCATCTGTTTCACAGTCGGGCTCTCGGCGCCGTCCGACCGGGCCGCGGGGAGCAGGCGGAGGTCCTGCCGTCGcttatgctgctgctgctcctcccgGTCGCTGCCATCCTCGTGGGAGCTGCAGGACGAGCCGACGCTGCCGGCGGGGGACCTGCCCAGGTCCGCCCGGGAGGACAgtgagccaggaggaggggcagGAGCGGGGCGAGGCGGGCCGGGGTGATGGGTCATGTACCCGAGCTGGGATAGGTGGTCACGCGGCGGGGAGATGGGCTCCGCTTTGATGCTGATGTTGTGGCCGGTGCTGATGGAGAGGTTGGAGTTGGCCgacctgcaaaaaaaatttaaaataataataattttttttaaaaagcagagacaACCAGGAGAGTTGAGTGAAAGCGCCATCTGGTGGGAAAAAAGTAGAACTTTCTACAACTGACTCATTCgatttctgtttgctttattcCCTGAATGCATTTCTATGCTCATCCATTGATGAGCATAAAAATGCTCATCAATGGAATTTTAATCCGACTCTCAAAACCTCTAAACCGGGGTTGTCCAACATGCAGTGCACGGGCGATCTGCAGCTCTTTGGTGGATTTTTTTGCGGCCCTTCTGACCTAAATTCTAGAATCAGGGACCTTTTTCTTCACTcgaggtgattttttttttttttttactggaaaataatgcaatcaaaacaacattaagtgAAACAAATAGAATCTAATTtataaacaaagtttttgtgttcatgttaaTTTTGGAGGAACTAGAACCACAAACATTAACCTGCTTTTACAGAGAGGAAAATATCACAACCCAAATAATAACTTTAGAAACTAGATACATGCTACAATagtttattgatttgttttctacaaagaaaagaccattttgtcaatttcaataaaactgtcatttttttacatttgtaactgagcagaggaaataaaaaggcacaaagagcttgttttaaaaatgttattttttttaaatgttctaaaCTTTTTGCCATAAGGGCCAAAATTGTTAAGTTGAAAGAACATGGGgtcacaaatttaaaaaaattttttttacaaacaatttaGAGCATCACGAGGCTGCAGATCTTTACAGCTCTCTGCAAAATCTGCAGTATTTTTGCCGTCATTGCttaaaacctttcaaaaatacgcactcatttattttaacttatattttataattattactgAAAAATAGATAcgattttacaatttttaaaatatttttcaatgtactgaaaaatatattctattgttttatttttgcattcgTTTCTCATCTTCCTGCAAGTTTTTTTTAGGTCTCCgtagcgccccctggtggcccaTGACGTAAAACactgctttacatcataaaaacatcaaaaagtcACCAATTCTggaacaagcaataaacattttgtcaagtgccgtcatcaaaatcatcaaacaaatacacatcaaatatattgatatgTTATTACTAATCAAAGCCAGCTCTAAACTGATTAGCCTTAGTTTAATGGaattcagtgtttctgcagtcttgcatttttctgggattttgttccagattagcTGAGCGCAAAAAGTGAACCTTGCTTCTCCATTAACACAGATCCGTTAGAACCAAGACCCATTCCGGTATCGGAAGCCTCCAGGCGCTCACCCCAGGGAGCTGAGCTGGTGCTGCTCCCAGGGCGTCATGGAGCCCAGAGAGTGGTCCGCGGCCGAGCCGAAGCCCGTCATGTCGGCGCTGTTCAGGGAGTAATCTGGGCAACAGAGAGACGGGACGCGTTCAGCGACAGCTCTCAATGAGAGTCGGAGTGAAAACAGAAGCATTCCTACTGTCTGGAATCCTCACTTTTCtcacgttacaaccacaaacctcaatgtctTGTGTTGGTAATTTATGTGAAAGATGTTAAGTGGAAGGAAGGTGATGGGAtgctgtcaaaatgttttacaaatacaaatctgaacaAAGACGTTTCTGTAAGACTGTTATAATAAAACCCACTGCGGTCAGCAACattcagatttattattattaatataaatcCAACTGTTCTCAGCCTCAgaggtttattagagaacattatCATTTGTCTTCCACTTCACACTTATAAGCTAACTTATAAACTGTAtagaaattattaatattgcaaACTATTCTGGTTTGCATATTAAACCAGAAAGAACCCCAAACAAACCTGCAGCGCTGCTGTAGGCTGAGCTGATGCTGGAGTAACCCAGACTCTGGTGAGTCAGGCTGGGTGTGGCGATGGAGACCACTGGGGTGGAGAGAGGCTGAGCGGACTGACCGCCGCCCAGCCGCTCGCTACtctgaaaataacaataacaataatagtGACATTATTAAATAGAAGAAGAATATGTTTATGATGAGATTTCAGATCTTTTTCTGTAACCGTTCGCGATATAGTCACAGAGGATGCAATGCCCTGTTTCAACCACATGATGTCAGTATAaacctaatttaaaaaagaaacaggctTGGACTTTGGTGTATCTGTTATTGAACcgaaaatatatttatagtttaattAGTTTTGCCTTCATGTTTTTCATGATGCGACGGATGTTCAGGAAAGCCTGTAAAGTTCCTGCTTGTTGAAAATAAGTTGATGAAGTTCAGAgaaactttctgaaccatttgctGCAGCTGTAGCTACGTTTTCCCTTTTTAACGCAAGGACCTCATTATGCTTACTGAGCAATTACTAAATGCAGACTGATgagatttgtaaaaaaagaaaaaaaaaatttaggaaggaaaaaatatatacatttttgttgtacTTTATTCTTAGAACCAGGTAATGATTTACTTTACAGCAGAAATTTATGAAGAAAAGCTTTTGCTACGCATAGCAAAGCTAACTGTTACAGAGCACTAAAAGTTTTGTGCTGTTCCTCCCGGAGCTGTTGTTGCCGTTCTGGCCTGATAAAGTGAGCGATGACATCATTGCAAACGATGTCACTGctgaataaacacacacacacacgcgtgtGTAGAGggttgaaaacaacaaaaataaaaataggaagcTACACCATTCTAAAATGGATCTCCCTGCTTTTCTCAGCGGTGCGTCCGACTCTACTGTCGGAGAATCTTCAGTTTAGCTATTGCTGTAATGAATCTGACACAGGCGGACATGCTCAGTTCCTCCTGTGAATCGCTTTGCTGAATCCGAGCCGGTACTGGTCCGTGCAGAACAGAAGAGCGAGCATGCATGAAGGGGGGAAGTGAAAGGCGCCTTTGGAAATGATCTAATCAAGAGGGCTGCTTCTTAAAACTGCAAAGACTGGCCTGGTCCATTTTGTTTATAGTTGCTGCTTCACACCACAGTAAAACCAATAAAGCTCGGTGGTTAACACTCCTGCACAACAATGCTGCGTGAATTACGGCTGTGTCGAGGAGAGCCGTGTTGGAGGAGTTACCAGGATTTGGTCTGAAGATGCAGGTTTTCCAGATAATCCAAACTTATTGCAGTCTTACTTTCGCATTTACAATACTGGCCAATCATTGCAATGGTTACTTCTGACTTTGGAAAAGCATCTGTCGGAGAAGGCTGTAAAACTGAAGCTATCACATTGGAAACATATTTAGTACTTTATGTGGACAGGGGCTGGTATATTTTTCTTGCAGTACCATGAGATGAAGTACAAACTAGGAATGGGACTTTAATGTGTTAAGTACAATTAATGAATTGCATAGATTTTAATGGGTTAAACAGTTTAGcacaattaattgcattttttttttacattaaaaaggtTCCGCCCAGAACTATTGTATTTGCACGTTTCTGGTACGCcagtaaatctgacgcacaagcaaCATCTGGAAGCAACAGTAATGTCTATTTACTCAGTAATTTCACagcaaaaagggtttttgaaatgaaaatgttgctttgctTGTTAATGTACAGTTTTCAATTAAATGAAGAAATTGACAATTAAAAGTAactaattaattacagacccttAAATTTCTAATCAATGAAATAGCTTTATTTCCATGAAATGCAACACGCCGCTGGAgagtttttaataatattgGGAAGCCATTTTCTGATCCGTGTTTAAAACCTGCTAACAGTGTAACTAACCCTGTGAGTGACGGCTGCTAATGTAGAGTCACTGGGTGTcgattcattttaaaacaaaacactgacattAATGACTAATACTGGAGAAACTCTTCAGGCTAAATGTGGGTCTTATATGCAATTTCCTGTCACAACAACAGACTTTAGGATTGtttaacaacagaaaatgttacattCCTCAAGGAAGCAGAGCCATTTAAGCACGTAAGacactgcaaacatttttttaaaatgttatgtaaCTCAGTTTATTCCAATTCTTATGTTATCTTCGATAGAGAAaggcaaacaaataaaactgaatattacTAAATATTGTGCTACCAAcccaaaagtttaaaactcaAGATGCTACATAGATTCACGACACatgaaattaattatatccaCTGAGGGAACCAAAAATGGCAGACAATTGGAATGTTCAATGAGACAGATTAAAtaggaatataaataaaaaaagaaatgctacaGTCGTAACTCATGTCCCGGATCTGTAATGCCTCCATGCCTTGTGAATTTTCCCCCCAAACTTTTGAATgggttttatttcacaaaccCATCAAGCCTGCAGTTTTCCCTGTTGCTTTGGGTCTTTTTCAACTACTCCCCCCCTtcccactcaactttccattaatacgCCTGGACACAGCCAGCTTATGACTTTTTGTGGTTTGCTCTGTGGAGAGCGTCTGATGGACGGCTCTAAAGTCTGGAATCTTCCTCGTGAATGtgcagtattttctttttattcataataTACACAATCGTGGGGTTTTCTATCTTGGTTTTTCACAGCTTTCCCGGAACACCGTGTGGGTGAGAACGAGGTCCATACCAGCATCATTCCTTTGCAGTGAGGGATGACCACCCGCAGGTCGCCTTTGCGGCCGCCGGGGATCGGGCCGCTGGCCTGGTGCGGAAGAGAAGGTGGAGATTTGGCCGGTCCGGTCTTCCCCAGGATGCCTCCACCGCTGGAGCCCATGAATCCGTTCACTGAGAAAGAGACGACTGATGAATGACGGAAAGCCGAATCCGTATGGTCTCATTAAAACATCCCGTCTGTAGGTTCTTAGACTCGACTCGTTCAGGAAtcggggaaaaaaatattttactatcaGATTTATTCATATGTATTGGTGTCATCCTGTCCACAACAAAGCTAACCCTGAATGGAGAAAGAACAGCTATAcgttatccatccatccttccatccattttctgttcacccttgtccttagtggggtcaggagggtttctggtgtttatctccagctaacgttccgatCGAGAGGCGggatcaccctggacaggtcgccagtctgtcgcaggctaTACATTATACAAGagataataattaataattcatttgttctctctctgtttctcctaACATTATGTAATGGCAACATTTCCAGGATTTAGCTCTGGGAAAATTGTTGTAAGGTCTgaacaaacaatatttatgcATGTGAAGAAGAGTAGATCATAAACACCCTGGACCTCGTAACATCTTGTCACACTCCAGCAGCACTCTGGATAAATATCAATGCGATTCTTTTGGCAGTGCAGCATCCAAAAATCAGTCGGGCTTCTCAGGCCACTGGCACACAGGAATCTATATATGAGTAGTGAGGAGAGCgcacacctccaaattgcacAAATTGCACGGTTGCTCTGTAGAGAGTCTTACTGCAGTGAGAATCAGGGCTTGTTTATGAGAAAGGCTCATAGAAAATGTCCTTGTAATCCATGTTTAGTTGTGCTATCTGAACCATAACCACGTGACCGGGTTTGTTACGTAGAATTTTCctcagaagttattgcgataaacgataacattgttgctttgagaccattttcaagtagtATAACAGTAATGTAAGAACACCTTCTCAAAGATTAATACACTTTAAATACTAACGATCATTTAACACCGGGAGAcgttttaaatattcaacataaataaacaaaacaacagaaacaagaaataaaataaattacgaatcaaaattgtccttcaaagaATGTTCTAGTTGAGACCAGTGAACCACACTGAAGACTTTTATAACACAGCttttggcagaaagagagagaggaagaaagaaaagcaaataaatcatGCAACTGAAAATCattgaagttgttttaatttgtcatgtgaCGTGTTGAGTCATTGCTTATTGCGATaggccaaaaaaaacccaatacaTTCTCTTGTATTCTTTAAAGGTGCTAATAATCccataaaaatgagaaaaaagggaaatgtttctttttctcaacaAGGTTGAAACTGTTGAAGGGTTTGGTACTCCTTACATTTAGTACAGCTCTGCAGCCTGACACCAGATTTAAGGCAGTAGCCCATGGTAGCTTAATCTTGTACCTCATAGCTAAATCCTGATGTGATCACAGAGTTGCACCAAGTAAAGGCTATTGTTGATTTCACAAAATGGAGGCTATTAAGTTCTTCTGGAGAGCGCGGTGCAGCCAGAATCAGAGCGACAGAGTGAAGCAGAAAGCATTTAGGAAGCCAACACACACTGACTCAGTGGTCCCACCCTGAAGCTGAGATGTGATAAACCGGAGGCCTCATGACGTCATCGACAGGACACAACCCAAAGACAACAGGC
This genomic interval from Gambusia affinis linkage group LG02, SWU_Gaff_1.0, whole genome shotgun sequence contains the following:
- the LOC122847129 gene encoding myocyte-specific enhancer factor 2A-like isoform X2, with protein sequence MGRKKIQISRILDERNRQVTFMKRKFGLMKKAYELSVLCDCEIALIIFNSSNKLFQYASTDMDKVLLKYTEYNEPHESRTNTDILEALHKKEHRGCDSPDNESSYVLTPSTEEKYKKINEEFDNMMKSHKISTGQPQQHFMHPASGSTTYCHEGGGGGRGGRAGGAAAGGGGVTSQALAAATAVLSDSGILCSPHTHTHRHTNSSQRPPSTGNTGGLQGSSDLALHNGSGAAVNGFMGSSGGGILGKTGPAKSPPSLPHQASGPIPGGRKGDLRVVIPHCKGMMLSSERLGGGQSAQPLSTPVVSIATPSLTHQSLGYSSISSAYSSAADYSLNSADMTGFGSAADHSLGSMTPWEQHQLSSLGSANSNLSISTGHNISIKAEPISPPRDHLSQLGYMTHHPGPPRPAPAPPPGSLSSRADLGRSPAGSVGSSCSSHEDGSDREEQQQHKRRQDLRLLPAARSDGAESPTVKQMRMDSWVT
- the LOC122847129 gene encoding myocyte-specific enhancer factor 2A-like isoform X1, which encodes MGRKKIQISRILDERNRQVTFMKRKFGLMKKAYELSVLCDCEIALIIFNSSNKLFQYASTDMDKVLLKYTEYNEPHESRTNTDILEALHKKEHRGCDSPDNESSYVLTPSTEEKYKKINEEFDNMMKSHKIVGNVLSTGQPQQHFMHPASGSTTYCHEGGGGGRGGRAGGAAAGGGGVTSQALAAATAVLSDSGILCSPHTHTHRHTNSSQRPPSTGNTGGLQGSSDLALHNGSGAAVNGFMGSSGGGILGKTGPAKSPPSLPHQASGPIPGGRKGDLRVVIPHCKGMMLSSERLGGGQSAQPLSTPVVSIATPSLTHQSLGYSSISSAYSSAADYSLNSADMTGFGSAADHSLGSMTPWEQHQLSSLGSANSNLSISTGHNISIKAEPISPPRDHLSQLGYMTHHPGPPRPAPAPPPGSLSSRADLGRSPAGSVGSSCSSHEDGSDREEQQQHKRRQDLRLLPAARSDGAESPTVKQMRMDSWVT
- the LOC122847129 gene encoding myocyte-specific enhancer factor 2A-like isoform X3; the protein is MRGAERRETAELQARLLVQALHKKEHRGCDSPDNESSYVLTPSTEEKYKKINEEFDNMMKSHKIVGNVLSTGQPQQHFMHPASGSTTYCHEGGGGGRGGRAGGAAAGGGGVTSQALAAATAVLSDSGILCSPHTHTHRHTNSSQRPPSTGNTGGLQGSSDLALHNGSGAAVNGFMGSSGGGILGKTGPAKSPPSLPHQASGPIPGGRKGDLRVVIPHCKGMMLSSERLGGGQSAQPLSTPVVSIATPSLTHQSLGYSSISSAYSSAADYSLNSADMTGFGSAADHSLGSMTPWEQHQLSSLGSANSNLSISTGHNISIKAEPISPPRDHLSQLGYMTHHPGPPRPAPAPPPGSLSSRADLGRSPAGSVGSSCSSHEDGSDREEQQQHKRRQDLRLLPAARSDGAESPTVKQMRMDSWVT